A single Halobellus ruber DNA region contains:
- a CDS encoding DNA-binding protein: protein MVQWLQSGRRRDICALLYDAGGIRGQQLKSELEATYDTRIDPNAFYGSLDALVDRGLVAEEPDGIHDVYRLTGAGVDGVESYYAWLSARVDGDAPGPSAAESS from the coding sequence ATGGTCCAGTGGCTCCAGAGCGGACGGCGGCGCGACATCTGTGCCCTGCTCTACGACGCGGGCGGGATCCGCGGGCAGCAACTGAAATCCGAACTCGAAGCGACCTACGACACCAGGATCGACCCGAACGCGTTCTACGGGAGCCTCGACGCCCTGGTCGACCGCGGACTCGTCGCGGAGGAACCCGACGGGATCCACGACGTCTACCGGCTCACCGGGGCGGGCGTCGACGGCGTGGAGTCCTACTACGCGTGGCTGTCGGCGCGCGTCGACGGCGACGCGCCGGGCCCTTCGGCCGCGGAGTCGT
- a CDS encoding plastocyanin/azurin family copper-binding protein: MRGHESPERDAVSRRRALAAIGTAAVVGVAGCAGGGASAQDDYDVGMTAVAFDPVEITVSAGDTVVWANTSSRGHTVTAYDSGIPEDATFFASGGYDSTAAARDAYGSELGGLIESGASWSHTFEVPGEYEYFCIPHEASGMVGTVVVEE, from the coding sequence ATGAGAGGACACGAGTCCCCCGAGCGCGACGCTGTCTCCCGCCGGCGGGCGCTTGCGGCCATCGGGACGGCCGCGGTCGTCGGCGTCGCGGGCTGTGCGGGTGGGGGTGCAAGCGCACAGGACGACTACGACGTCGGGATGACCGCCGTCGCGTTCGATCCGGTGGAGATCACCGTCTCCGCCGGCGACACCGTCGTGTGGGCGAACACGAGCTCGCGCGGCCACACCGTCACGGCGTACGACTCGGGGATCCCCGAGGACGCGACGTTCTTCGCCAGCGGCGGGTACGACTCCACGGCGGCCGCCCGGGACGCGTACGGGTCGGAGTTGGGAGGACTGATCGAGAGCGGCGCGTCGTGGTCACACACCTTCGAGGTTCCCGGGGAGTACGAGTACTTCTGTATCCCCCACGAGGCCTCGGGGATGGTCGGGACCGTCGTCGTCGAGGAGTAA
- a CDS encoding 30S ribosomal protein S3ae: MSERSVSKQRDGKRWYDLIAPEQFDRTELGSTFADEPEKVYGRTVEVTLGDITGDQGENNTKLTFKVNDVSSDAAYTEFIKHELARDYVRSLVRRGASKVDVAITVLTTDDYRVQLQPVAFTTKKADRNQEQAIRRVMIDLVEEAAAERTFDELVDSVIEGRLSSAIYGEAKTIYPLRRVEVQKLTLEARPEEVAAEEAAAVDVDEGDVAVDDA; the protein is encoded by the coding sequence ATGAGCGAACGATCAGTATCCAAGCAGCGAGACGGCAAGCGATGGTACGACCTGATCGCGCCGGAACAGTTCGACCGGACCGAACTCGGCTCGACCTTCGCGGACGAGCCGGAGAAGGTCTACGGCCGAACCGTCGAGGTCACCCTCGGCGACATCACCGGCGACCAGGGCGAGAACAACACGAAGCTCACCTTCAAGGTGAACGACGTGTCCAGCGACGCGGCCTACACCGAGTTCATCAAACACGAACTCGCGCGGGACTACGTCCGCAGCCTCGTACGGCGCGGGGCCTCGAAGGTCGACGTCGCGATCACGGTGCTGACCACGGACGACTACCGCGTCCAGCTCCAGCCCGTCGCCTTCACCACGAAGAAGGCCGACCGGAACCAAGAGCAGGCGATCCGGCGCGTGATGATCGACCTCGTCGAGGAGGCCGCCGCCGAGCGGACGTTCGACGAACTCGTCGACAGCGTGATCGAGGGCCGGCTCTCGTCGGCCATCTACGGCGAGGCGAAGACCATCTACCCGCTTCGGCGGGTCGAGGTCCAGAAGCTCACCCTCGAAGCGCGGCCCGAGGAGGTCGCCGCCGAGGAGGCGGCCGCCGTCGACGTCGACGAGGGCGACGTCGCGGTCGACGACGCCTGA
- a CDS encoding DUF7111 family protein: MASDETTANGITARYHETETERLLSFESDGGTAAIAQNIEGYAMLKVRPSNDGDELERYYGFDMALDHVAELLGVSPHDVPVPDAAADMGM, from the coding sequence ATGGCGAGCGACGAGACGACGGCGAACGGGATCACCGCCCGATACCACGAGACTGAAACCGAGCGGCTGCTCTCCTTCGAGTCCGACGGCGGGACGGCCGCGATCGCACAGAACATCGAGGGCTACGCGATGCTGAAGGTTCGCCCGAGCAACGACGGCGACGAACTGGAGCGCTACTACGGCTTCGATATGGCACTGGACCACGTCGCCGAACTGCTCGGCGTGTCGCCGCACGACGTGCCGGTCCCCGACGCCGCCGCGGATATGGGGATGTGA
- a CDS encoding 30S ribosomal protein S15, which produces MARMHTRRRGSSGSDRPVADDPPEWSDVDPDDIEARVVELAEQGHDPSGIGLKLRDEGVKGVPVPDVKAATGKKVTEILEDNDAAPEIPEDLRNLMERAVRLRRHVEENGQDMQNKRAMQNTEAKIRRLVDYYRGDELDEDFVYTYDTAVDILEG; this is translated from the coding sequence ATGGCACGAATGCACACCCGCCGCCGTGGCTCGTCCGGTTCGGACAGGCCGGTGGCAGACGACCCCCCGGAGTGGAGCGACGTCGACCCAGACGACATCGAAGCGCGCGTCGTCGAACTCGCCGAGCAGGGCCACGATCCCAGTGGGATCGGCCTGAAACTGCGCGACGAAGGCGTCAAGGGCGTCCCCGTCCCCGACGTCAAGGCCGCGACCGGCAAGAAGGTCACCGAGATCCTCGAGGACAACGACGCGGCACCCGAGATCCCCGAGGACCTCCGGAACCTGATGGAACGGGCGGTGCGGCTCCGCCGCCACGTCGAGGAGAACGGCCAGGATATGCAGAACAAACGCGCGATGCAGAACACCGAGGCGAAGATCCGCCGGCTCGTCGACTACTACCGCGGTGACGAACTCGACGAGGACTTCGTCTACACGTACGACACCGCCGTCGACATCCTCGAAGGCTGA
- a CDS encoding protein sorting system archaetidylserine synthase (This PssA-like phosphatidyltransferase, along with a PssD-like decarboxylase, is required in Haloarchaea for the archaeosortase ArtA to replace the PGF-CTERM sorting signal with a C-terminal lipid anchor.): MKPRFVGRLGLADAVTVANAAVGFLAAVAATVDVGLAARLLLLAAIADALDGVVARRRGGTAVGPYLDSLADVGSFGVAPALLVTMAVADAWGLVTPHSAVAVAGAALFVAAAVTRLGLYTAYDSDAAETEGVQTTLAATIIGATVLAGFTAPIVLVPLTYLLAVLMLAPITYPDLHAQDAVVMGVVQAAAIALGGRMGRQFVGSIGRGFAFGLLFLSLAYLFLGPRFYWQRE, translated from the coding sequence ATGAAGCCGCGGTTCGTGGGTCGGCTGGGGCTCGCCGACGCGGTGACCGTTGCCAACGCCGCGGTGGGCTTTCTGGCGGCCGTGGCCGCCACCGTCGATGTCGGACTCGCCGCGCGGCTCCTGTTGCTCGCAGCCATCGCGGACGCCCTCGACGGCGTGGTGGCCCGCCGCCGCGGCGGCACCGCGGTCGGCCCGTACCTCGACTCGCTGGCCGACGTCGGATCGTTCGGCGTCGCGCCCGCGCTGCTCGTCACGATGGCCGTCGCCGACGCGTGGGGACTCGTGACCCCTCACAGCGCGGTCGCGGTCGCCGGCGCGGCGCTGTTCGTTGCGGCCGCGGTGACGCGACTCGGGCTCTACACCGCCTACGACAGCGACGCCGCCGAGACCGAGGGCGTCCAGACCACGCTCGCGGCGACGATCATCGGTGCGACCGTCCTCGCGGGGTTCACCGCCCCGATCGTGCTGGTCCCGCTGACCTATCTGCTCGCGGTGCTGATGCTCGCGCCGATCACCTACCCCGACCTCCACGCCCAGGACGCGGTGGTGATGGGGGTCGTCCAGGCGGCGGCGATCGCCCTCGGCGGCCGGATGGGCCGGCAGTTCGTCGGCTCGATCGGCCGCGGGTTCGCGTTCGGGCTGCTCTTTCTCTCGCTTGCGTACCTCTTTTTGGGTCCGCGGTTCTACTGGCAGCGGGAGTGA
- a CDS encoding KEOPS complex subunit Pcc1: MTDSTDADPTADTTTEPRTARLRTTHADAATVAAALRPDNTAALEMAVEGDQLVTTVSRETTGGLQSTVDDTVVNLTVADAIVDTTRTHNI; the protein is encoded by the coding sequence ATGACCGACAGCACAGACGCGGACCCGACAGCCGACACCACGACCGAGCCGCGGACCGCCCGCCTCCGGACGACCCACGCCGACGCCGCGACCGTGGCGGCGGCCCTCCGTCCGGACAACACCGCGGCGCTGGAGATGGCCGTCGAGGGCGACCAGCTCGTGACGACCGTCTCCCGGGAGACGACCGGCGGGCTCCAGTCCACGGTGGACGACACCGTGGTCAACCTGACGGTGGCCGACGCCATCGTCGACACGACACGGACACACAACATATGA